The genomic segment CGCCCGACGGTCGACGACGGCCGGCGATGACTGTCCGCCAATCACAGAACGTATAACCATCGCATAGGGGATCAGGCACTGTTCGGCGGCTCAGTCTGCGTGCGCGAAAGCggttcactcttagatggaacagagtatagctattatataatagagagcacaaaaatgattataattgcAACGATGCATTCAAACAATGTATGAATTAATAGTATCTAAGTATTGTAGggtaatgttattaattattcaatattcatgttTTAAGACACGTTTTTAAGGTAGTGAgtcgaaaaaaatatcaaatgtttctAGCTTATTTCCCAAAATGAACATCCGGTTAACCGGAGCGAAAAGACAATAGTTTTTTCTTATGCGTTGGAATCTGAAATGTTGGATTAGAGTGTTGTgtgatattatttacattaagagGGATCGAAGACAGAATTTCTGGACAGTCGATTTTAGAATTTAACaagttatatatatgtatatcatgaaatgttataattttaacaggTGTTGCTGCTAAGCCAACAGCTTGTCAACCCATACGCAAAAATGTGATGGTAGAGCTGAAGTTAGTGCATAATCAAGCATGTATGTTGTGTGGACGTAAAGAAATAAGTGAAAAATTATATGGATTACTATACCAACTAGATGATGTTGtcgttcattatttttgtatagtaagtggatttcgtaaaatattaatatactattagtagattataactatatacttgTTTTCAGCTATTGTCATCAATGGCCGTTCAAAATGGTACAGACAATCAAGGGATTTGGGGATTTTTATTGAAAGATATTAAAGCTGAACTGGCCCGAGGAACTAAAGAAGTATGttctttctatattatacagtgtgtagTTTTAGAGACATCTATAGCTGAAGGAAAGATGGAGAGAAAACCAGGAAGAGGGAGGAAGGCCATAACAGTCATATATGAAGCAAATCATGTTAGATTTAGATATAGGAACTTACAAAGAATTGAAAAAGCTAGAGAGGAGAGGTGGAAGAACATTTCATTAATGAACCAATCTAGGGATTGAAATAAGTATTATAGTCATAGACGCAAATAGGGGATTACATCGACGGAGGTCCTTTGAGCCCtttgatattttaacaacaaaaaattctCCACACTCCATCCACCATCAAATTAAACTATTAcgcaatataataggtatatatacatttattattaattaataggtaactacaatattaaattaattctcATGTTGCAGTTCGCAAAATCATTTAATACTGATAACGTgtctttttcaattttaatcaaTCCAAAACTACTAAATTGTTCTTGTAGCAAAAATTGTAGATCTCGTCCATGACTTTTCATAAGTAGCgaagttattactatattaaggggattggtggcgtGATTTAATTAGGGGTCGCGTACAGGCAATTTGATGTCTTATATGCGTTACGCAGTGTGGTTGTGTGCGAActaaatgatcattagtgtgcgTAGATACGTTTGGAATTAGTCGTGTGCCACTCTCGCACACATAAGCACATGTCAATAAatagagaaaaacaaaatatattcttctaTGCGTCACCTATAAAAACTACCAAAAGCgatagtaaattaaacatacatcCTGATGTTTGactgtaattttgaaaaaagggTTGAATTCGTAAGCTCCTAGACTATACACTGTAGAAACtacttttttgatataaaacccaaaaagcccaaaacaaatacaaatgtaattcaattatttcatgagattttttaaaaaaatttccaaatcttatggttctttaaaattaaaaagtgaaaatCAACTTCATAGAAAGCCTAGTTATTTCGCCAAagaattcatacataatatattaaaaattaaaatcggacatttggaagtatgtgtaatttaccaccgcttgTTGGCCTAAAACGTACGAAAAATACGTGTGATGCGATCTCTttaaatagcttataataatttggaaaGATTTAGTTGCTTTTCAATGAACTAAAGTGATTTTCAAAATCAACaacttgaaaaacatttttgataaccATAATTTCTGATCTTATAGAATCCTGCAAACACTGAATAAAtcctaaaagttattattttcaaatgtatgataatatggtatctaaatactattttaaaatacattcaaacatttaataaaattgttaaacacaatttattaattatacattataaattaatctaaaacaatatttaatatatgagtAAATATTGGGGCTTTAATTCAATCAGAAAGGGCTAATCCCCCCAAGCCCCACCCTATTTGCACTTTTGAATATACTTAAATGATAATTGTGGTCTTAGATTTGCTTTTATTGCAACAAAAAAGGCGCTACTATATCATGCAGTGGAAAAAAATGTCGAAAAGTGTTTCATCTTCCCTGTGGATTGAAAAATGGATCTATGCATCAATATTTCCAGGCATTTaagtatgtaattaattttaaatttgtaaacctatttctatattattctcATTGAAACAAATATCTTTAGATCGTTTTGCTTTAATCATCGTGTTACGCAAACTGTTAATTCATCTGCGTTAAAAAAGTCTACTGCTCAATGTGCTATTTGTAAAGATGCTGTTATACCATCTCCTACACCAACTTCTATTTGGGCACCGTGTTGCAAACGTGATGCTTGGTTTCACCGGGATTGTATTCAAGATTTGGCATTAAATGCCGGCTACTTTTTTAAATGCCCATTATGCAACGACGTTGACATATTCAAATGCAGAATGCTAACGCTTGGAATATATATACCATCAAGGTAAATTGAGTCTTATTCACCCCaattattgaaatgtaataagTATGTACAAGACCCCGATTCAAAtatgatttgtattaaattctattttcatGAATCTTGGAGTACTACAATAAATATTCTGCTTCTGAATATGGGACTAAAACTTTCATCATTCAAATAGaagaaatagttattatttcaaaataataagcaCTTCAAATTACCTCATttgtataacaatgtattatggattaaaatcatttttttttttaaagtaaatgtaGAACTAGAAGTTACCAATTTAATAATCACCTATTAAGTAATTTCAAAAGATGATCCttctataattgtattgtaaataaatggtgttaataacttttaagtcttgtacaaaattaatatgcatTCACTGATACCATAGAttaaataacactataatacaataggtataatataggcaaTGCGATTGCTGATTTATCACTcattatttggattttataattgtttgtactATCTATGGTGTTATTTAATCtacgtttaaaattatattatactataaagagtttcctcaaaaaattaaattgcagGGACGCCTCTTGGGAAACTGTACCAAATGCTTTTGCCGAGCTCACAGAAAGGCATATTGAATGCAGTATTCAGACATGTCTATGTCCACATGAAGAAAAACGCAAATTTCAACTCCCATCGtaagtaatttgtttataataacaatagtttttattttataactatgtcAAATAGTACAGTAAATTATGAATTTCAGAACTTGCACTAAGGGACAGTTGTAAATACACATTAAGGCTGTTGACaccaaaccatttttaaggtgTCGGATTTAGCCATTTAGTCATTGTTCTATATCCATTGTGAGTGATGTTGTGACTGTGTGTatagtgactgatcattagtaTGCGCGAGTTCCCCAAACGctttatataattaaagataaattaCGGCTAAGATTTTTGGAAATCAGTAATATACATATGCAGTCACATATCACTATATTTTGCAATCAAAAAAGTTTCAACATAAAAGTCTCAAAAAGTGGAAGAAAAATTCACCAATACCAAAAGCGcgattttcattttgaaatccTTATTCTCTTTCCCAGGTTATATAGAAAATAGATTTAAGATTGGGCTTTAGtgttaatggaaaaaaaaaatctcaaatcaATTTCTTACATAACCTCAAAATTCTTGACATctgtaacaaataaaattgaccTACGAATAACAATAACACATTAAGATTTTGACaactcgatattttttttcttcgtgAAATTTGAGTTACCGAGTGTTCTCtgtaaatgttaaatgtatatatcataACGACCCACTTTAAATTAACAGCTTTAATTAATACTCATGtacctagaaaatattatgaaatatttgtgAAATTGACATATCAAAGTgaattcttattaaaaaatattcaactttttattataaa from the Acyrthosiphon pisum isolate AL4f chromosome X, pea_aphid_22Mar2018_4r6ur, whole genome shotgun sequence genome contains:
- the LOC100574199 gene encoding PHD finger protein 7 isoform X1, whose amino-acid sequence is MAPVTRRRVAAKPTACQPIRKNVMVELKLVHNQACMLCGRKEISEKLYGLLYQLDDVVVHYFCILLSSMAVQNGTDNQGIWGFLLKDIKAELARGTKEICFYCNKKGATISCSGKKCRKVFHLPCGLKNGSMHQYFQAFKSFCFNHRVTQTVNSSALKKSTAQCAICKDAVIPSPTPTSIWAPCCKRDAWFHRDCIQDLALNAGYFFKCPLCNDVDIFKCRMLTLGIYIPSRDASWETVPNAFAELTERHIECSIQTCLCPHEEKRKFQLPSSGSWEILPCNSCGSNGTHRLCSSIKREQEWCCPVCKEVSDKDASKKKKLKLEPLDNGNCSRSNEEQVPSHSGEVSQRRHSDIGDPILISDSDDNSDSNSVQVISDDDEQPNAHIVDEPNINAVQQPTIQVEQTSSLIQLPKIHGYGSLITGFVKNFVGTTFTFFEDPNSIDLTLDDDDD
- the LOC100574199 gene encoding PHD finger protein 7 isoform X2, translated to MAPVTRRRVAAKPTACQPIRKNVMVELKLVHNQACMLCGRKEISEKLYGLLYQLDDVVVHYFCILLSSMAVQNGTDNQGIWGFLLKDIKAELARGTKEICFYCNKKGATISCSGKKCRKVFHLPCGLKNGSMHQYFQAFKSFCFNHRVTQTVNSSALKKSTAQCAICKDAVIPSPTPTSIWAPCCKRDAWFHRDCIQDLALNAGYFFKCPLCNDVDIFKCRMLTLGIYIPSRDASWETVPNAFAELTERHIECSIQTCLCPHEEKRKFQLPSGSWEILPCNSCGSNGTHRLCSSIKREQEWCCPVCKEVSDKDASKKKKLKLEPLDNGNCSRSNEEQVPSHSGEVSQRRHSDIGDPILISDSDDNSDSNSVQVISDDDEQPNAHIVDEPNINAVQQPTIQVEQTSSLIQLPKIHGYGSLITGFVKNFVGTTFTFFEDPNSIDLTLDDDDD